In Pedobacter sp. WC2423, the following are encoded in one genomic region:
- a CDS encoding amino acid adenylation domain-containing protein yields MNTDFNQVVNVLKKARNNGVSIFLEHDNLKLDLGEQTQIDPELLAEIKKYKQELIDFLRNELSSGNDFDHLPIPIRGKKDDIPLSYGQKGLWMIDQLNGSTHYHMPMYFRLSGKFNADALELAIREVVNRHEVLRTVIRQNAAGEPLQVVLEKNRWYLNKIADYQGGEAGLAKLLASITSASIDLRTDHMLRGHLIRISAQEHVLVILLHHIAADGWSLSILIRELVSLYEMNMGDLKVKLPEPVLQYGDYSIWQRTQEQTHWGRRIAYWKDRLVGTSTLELPTDYPRPAIQSTRGAMAGFPLGAKLSAGLQLLSRQHGATLHMVLLSAVKILFYRYSGQADICVGSVIAGRTRQELEELIGFFANTLALRSDLSGNPSFLELLQQVKETTLGAYEHQDVPFERVVEAVGQERDKSRNPLYQVIFTVQNIPEVPVFRLGEAVLTEQKTGHTTSQFDLNISAIEGSAGIEIGVEYCTDLFKAATIDRMFRNYLVLLEAIVQFPSQNIDQLPVLRKSEEEELLKTFNARVSAYPHDQTLVSLFSLQAAKTPDAIALVDLDQSLTYKELEEKSNQLGHYLRSAGVQEDTLVPICITRSVDMMVGILGILKSGGAYVPVDPEYPQERISYILSDTSADVVVSSEANRMLLSAYAHICVISLDGERELIAREPVSAVPTGLRADHLCYIMYTSGSTGQPKGVLVEHGNVISLISGANYIKLNSHDALLSAGSPSFDATTFEYWGMWLNGGRLVLCPPSSLLDNNLLKAVLQANKITVMWFTSGWFNQLVDVDIELFAGLSSIMVGGEKLSVAHVNRFRQLYPDKILINGYGPTENTTFSLTYQLTGDQYEGSIPIGRPLRNRQAYVLDSYKQPVPVGVAGEIYVGGAGVARGYLNQEVLTAERFVPDVFRKTGGRLYQTGDIGRWLADGNIEFIGRKDDQVKIRGYRIELGEIENSIQQSGFVTQCVVLAPADESGQKRLVAYVIAGGQRFDRDMLISYLESRLPDYMVPHIFIAMEAFPLTANGKLDKKGLPDAGSVQPIRTEVETEEPLTKTEQKVKEIWALSLGVDELDIHEDFFKLGGDSIVAIGVISRLRKAFHDTIRLYDLYECSTIRSLSALIDSGQVDDAGSPKTDPVREVIIAELEALRSQLLPQLQQLAAEQHTGLEIEDIYPMSDIQSGMVYTSQLNPEMAIYHDQITFKLPSILDKDVFEQVLQRLVSKHSILRTRFDLHIHTLGIQVVYKQGDIHVEYHDIRMLKETEISAYLGAYLAEQRAVPFWVHQGSLWRMDVFQTCKAHILLFQFHHAMLDGWSVASFTTELNNLYVAQMESKVEVSLPLLKASYRDFVIESISEKRNEENREFWVQSLAEYKRLDIFTATVVDDHLLKVYEVSYLDRLKAKTEADGLSLKGVFLGAYQYMLNMLTIEQEVTLGVVTNGRPLTEDGDKVLGCFLNTIPFRFTGNESAITWKAYFERIEQQLVSLKERDRVPLSEIARLIGEQASSGNPFFDTIFNYINFHVFDQMDGAEALFVQQDYLQAEAGSLQLESSEVTNTYLDCTVSTTGNVLGVNYRLGKVLKSGQTLADIHVYFDAVLDAYLEHDMQRIADVPVLPAQELAKLSAFNSTSAAYPVELTLVDLFAAQVAESPDAIALIYRDQQLTYKELDQQSNQLGHYLCSMGVKEDILVPICIDRSLDMIIGILGILKAGGAYVPVDPDYPQERINYLLADTGAGIVVSNACNRALLGKNVRIVSIDEDWTAINQESSAAVSTALRSDHLCYVIYTSGSTGQPKGVLVEHRSVHNMVFGWQKKLALTNADRVLLFSNYTFDAAVEQIFMALLNGAGLVLITKEVQMDADAVIAVMNAENVTYMLATPGFLRNIPADQVPSGLRHITAGGERCGIPLAQSWTAYTSLDFYNAYGPTECTVFATTYQFEKGWNEAGYLPIGKPVENVQIYLLDAGGSLLPAGVPGEICIGGACVARGYLNQQHLTAARFVADPFGNTAGGRLYRTGDIGRWLPDGNIEFIGRMDDQVKVRGYRIELGEIEHAVQQSDFVSQSVVLTRADESGSNHLVCYVVPEGSFAKDNLVSYLETQLPEYMVPRVFVEMETMPLTSHGKLDKKALPSAGASVHQHQGYVPARNELEAKLVAIWEELLHVSPVGIHDSFFDLGGHSLLAMRVMNPIRKLGYIVQMQDLLVNTTISTLAGMLQKQIEETGNEHLVLLNSGRLDEPVFIIPGSDGICDGYDELAKGLEDSGAVYGLQMMGLFKGEKPLDTIAAIAAMNIEWISSVQPEGPYRLIGHSFGGKVVYEMALQLERKGEQVDLVAILDAAAILKRNVQPDENPGSSLLNLLSYYHLIKTPYPAWTGRFLTAVKEVPEHELKDFAADFLTHQTAVKEEDIAFILRLLDLQFTNVQLDYPVDGEIKALTVIVKAEDEDWTGYTPGLGWEKHTANPAVYTVPGNHLSMVKNKEALTLAACLKTHLICYTDL; encoded by the coding sequence ATGAATACGGACTTTAACCAGGTTGTCAATGTGTTGAAAAAGGCAAGAAATAATGGTGTTTCTATTTTTCTTGAACATGATAATCTTAAACTTGACTTGGGTGAGCAGACTCAGATTGATCCTGAACTGCTGGCGGAAATCAAAAAATATAAACAAGAGCTCATTGATTTTTTACGGAATGAACTGTCTTCTGGTAACGATTTTGATCATTTGCCAATTCCAATCAGAGGGAAGAAAGATGATATCCCATTGTCCTATGGCCAAAAGGGGCTGTGGATGATTGATCAGCTCAACGGGAGTACGCATTATCATATGCCAATGTATTTCCGTTTATCGGGAAAATTTAATGCGGATGCGCTGGAACTGGCCATCAGAGAAGTGGTGAACCGTCACGAAGTTTTACGAACGGTAATTCGTCAGAATGCTGCAGGTGAGCCTCTTCAGGTTGTTTTAGAGAAAAATCGCTGGTATTTAAACAAGATCGCTGATTACCAGGGAGGAGAAGCAGGTCTGGCTAAATTACTCGCTTCCATCACTTCGGCCAGTATAGATCTTCGTACAGATCATATGTTGCGGGGACACCTGATCCGGATTTCAGCTCAGGAGCATGTACTGGTAATTTTGCTGCATCATATTGCAGCCGATGGCTGGTCACTTTCTATACTGATCCGGGAGCTCGTTTCTTTATATGAGATGAATATGGGGGATTTAAAAGTTAAACTTCCTGAGCCTGTATTACAATATGGAGATTATTCCATCTGGCAGCGTACACAGGAGCAGACCCATTGGGGCCGCCGGATAGCTTATTGGAAGGATCGTCTGGTGGGTACCAGTACACTGGAATTACCCACAGATTATCCGCGGCCGGCGATACAAAGTACAAGGGGGGCAATGGCTGGCTTTCCGCTTGGCGCAAAACTTTCTGCGGGGTTACAATTGTTGTCACGTCAGCATGGCGCTACTTTGCATATGGTGCTGTTATCAGCCGTTAAAATCTTGTTTTACCGCTACAGCGGGCAGGCTGATATTTGTGTGGGGAGTGTGATTGCAGGACGTACACGTCAGGAGCTGGAAGAATTAATCGGGTTTTTCGCCAACACACTGGCGCTCAGAAGTGACCTTAGTGGTAATCCCTCTTTTCTGGAGCTTCTTCAGCAGGTAAAAGAGACAACTTTAGGCGCATACGAGCATCAGGATGTACCTTTTGAACGTGTGGTTGAGGCAGTCGGACAAGAAAGAGATAAAAGCCGTAATCCTTTGTACCAGGTTATTTTTACGGTACAGAATATTCCGGAAGTGCCGGTATTCCGCTTAGGAGAAGCTGTTTTAACAGAACAGAAAACCGGGCATACCACGAGTCAGTTTGATTTGAATATTTCTGCAATAGAGGGGTCGGCCGGAATTGAAATAGGAGTAGAATATTGTACTGATTTGTTTAAAGCGGCAACAATAGACCGCATGTTCCGGAATTACCTGGTGCTGCTTGAGGCTATCGTGCAGTTTCCATCGCAAAATATAGATCAGTTGCCTGTACTGCGCAAATCGGAGGAGGAAGAACTTTTAAAGACTTTTAATGCACGCGTTTCGGCTTATCCCCATGATCAGACTTTGGTCAGCTTGTTTAGTTTGCAGGCCGCTAAAACTCCGGATGCCATTGCGCTGGTTGATCTGGATCAGTCTTTAACTTATAAAGAACTTGAGGAAAAGAGTAATCAGCTCGGGCATTATCTGCGGTCGGCAGGTGTTCAGGAAGATACGCTGGTCCCAATCTGTATTACCCGTTCTGTAGATATGATGGTTGGAATATTAGGGATTCTGAAATCCGGCGGTGCTTATGTGCCTGTTGATCCCGAATATCCGCAGGAAAGGATTAGTTATATCCTGTCAGATACCAGTGCGGATGTAGTGGTCAGCAGTGAAGCTAACAGAATGCTGCTGAGCGCTTATGCGCATATCTGTGTGATTTCTCTGGATGGCGAGCGTGAGCTCATTGCCCGGGAGCCGGTTTCTGCCGTACCCACAGGTCTTCGTGCTGACCATTTATGTTATATCATGTATACTTCTGGTTCTACAGGACAGCCTAAAGGTGTCCTGGTAGAACATGGCAATGTGATCAGTCTGATTTCGGGTGCAAATTATATCAAGTTAAATTCCCATGATGCTTTATTATCAGCAGGTTCTCCTTCTTTTGATGCGACAACATTTGAATATTGGGGAATGTGGCTTAACGGCGGGCGCCTGGTCTTATGTCCGCCCAGCAGTTTACTGGATAATAATTTACTGAAAGCGGTATTACAAGCGAATAAAATCACAGTCATGTGGTTTACTTCTGGCTGGTTTAACCAGCTGGTTGATGTAGATATAGAGCTGTTTGCAGGGCTGTCATCCATTATGGTTGGTGGCGAGAAATTGTCAGTCGCACATGTAAACCGTTTCCGTCAGCTTTATCCCGATAAGATTTTGATCAATGGTTATGGGCCAACTGAAAATACAACTTTTTCACTGACTTATCAATTAACAGGTGACCAATATGAGGGAAGTATTCCTATTGGGCGGCCCTTAAGAAACCGGCAGGCTTATGTGCTGGATAGTTATAAACAGCCGGTGCCAGTTGGCGTGGCCGGAGAGATTTATGTGGGCGGAGCTGGGGTAGCCCGCGGTTACCTGAATCAGGAGGTATTGACTGCTGAACGGTTTGTACCGGATGTTTTTAGGAAAACAGGTGGCCGTTTATATCAAACAGGAGATATTGGAAGATGGCTGGCTGATGGAAACATTGAATTTATTGGCCGCAAAGATGATCAGGTGAAAATCCGCGGGTATCGTATTGAGCTGGGAGAGATCGAAAATAGTATTCAGCAAAGTGGTTTTGTAACGCAGTGCGTGGTGCTGGCACCTGCTGATGAATCGGGGCAAAAACGTCTGGTAGCTTACGTGATTGCTGGTGGACAGCGGTTTGACCGGGATATGTTGATTTCTTATCTGGAATCACGCTTGCCTGATTATATGGTGCCCCATATATTTATAGCAATGGAAGCTTTTCCGCTTACTGCTAATGGTAAGCTGGATAAAAAAGGGCTGCCTGATGCGGGCAGTGTTCAGCCGATCAGAACTGAAGTGGAGACAGAAGAGCCTTTAACAAAGACCGAGCAAAAAGTAAAAGAGATCTGGGCTTTATCACTGGGTGTGGATGAATTGGATATTCATGAAGATTTCTTCAAGCTTGGCGGTGATTCAATTGTTGCTATTGGGGTGATCAGCAGATTGCGTAAAGCATTCCATGATACCATACGCCTGTATGATTTATATGAATGTTCTACCATTCGCAGTTTATCCGCTTTGATTGATTCGGGACAGGTGGATGATGCCGGGAGCCCAAAGACAGATCCGGTTCGTGAGGTGATCATTGCGGAACTGGAAGCACTCCGTTCGCAGCTGCTTCCACAATTGCAACAGCTTGCCGCTGAACAACATACCGGATTGGAAATTGAAGATATTTATCCGATGAGTGATATTCAAAGCGGAATGGTCTACACTTCTCAGTTAAATCCTGAAATGGCTATATACCATGATCAGATCACCTTTAAACTACCGTCCATATTGGATAAGGATGTTTTTGAACAAGTACTTCAAAGATTGGTTTCCAAACATTCGATTTTGCGAACCAGATTTGACCTTCATATCCATACCCTGGGGATACAGGTTGTTTATAAGCAAGGAGATATTCATGTGGAATATCATGATATCCGGATGCTGAAAGAAACTGAGATTAGTGCTTACCTGGGCGCTTATCTGGCAGAACAAAGGGCAGTTCCTTTCTGGGTTCATCAGGGAAGTTTGTGGCGAATGGATGTGTTTCAAACCTGTAAAGCACATATACTGCTATTTCAATTTCATCATGCGATGCTGGATGGCTGGAGTGTAGCCTCTTTTACTACAGAATTGAATAATCTCTATGTGGCACAAATGGAAAGTAAGGTGGAGGTGAGTTTACCGCTGTTGAAAGCAAGTTACCGTGATTTTGTGATAGAGAGTATTTCAGAAAAGCGCAATGAAGAGAACCGTGAATTCTGGGTGCAGTCATTAGCCGAGTATAAGCGTCTGGATATTTTTACAGCTACAGTGGTTGATGATCATCTGTTAAAGGTTTATGAGGTGAGTTATCTGGATCGCCTGAAAGCTAAAACAGAAGCAGATGGGTTGAGTTTGAAGGGCGTGTTTCTTGGCGCATATCAATATATGCTGAATATGCTGACTATCGAACAGGAGGTTACGCTGGGGGTGGTAACTAATGGCCGTCCGCTCACCGAAGATGGGGATAAAGTGTTAGGTTGTTTCTTAAATACAATCCCTTTCCGTTTTACTGGTAATGAATCAGCTATAACCTGGAAAGCTTATTTTGAGCGCATAGAGCAGCAGTTGGTTTCACTAAAAGAAAGGGATCGTGTGCCTTTATCAGAAATTGCCCGTCTGATTGGAGAACAGGCATCAAGCGGTAATCCTTTCTTTGACACGATTTTTAATTATATTAATTTCCATGTCTTTGATCAGATGGATGGTGCAGAGGCCTTGTTTGTGCAGCAGGATTATCTGCAAGCCGAAGCAGGCAGTTTACAGCTGGAAAGTTCGGAAGTGACCAATACATACCTGGATTGTACAGTCAGTACTACCGGGAATGTGCTGGGGGTAAATTACAGATTAGGTAAAGTACTTAAAAGTGGTCAGACACTGGCTGATATTCATGTCTATTTTGATGCTGTGCTGGATGCCTACCTTGAGCATGATATGCAGCGGATTGCTGATGTTCCGGTATTACCGGCGCAGGAGCTGGCGAAATTATCGGCTTTCAATTCAACGTCAGCAGCTTACCCGGTTGAACTGACACTGGTAGATTTGTTTGCAGCACAGGTAGCTGAGAGTCCTGACGCGATTGCGCTGATTTACAGGGATCAGCAATTAACTTATAAAGAACTTGATCAGCAAAGTAACCAATTAGGACATTACCTGTGTTCGATGGGGGTGAAGGAAGATATACTGGTACCTATCTGCATAGACCGTTCGCTGGATATGATTATTGGTATACTGGGTATTTTAAAAGCAGGGGGTGCCTATGTTCCTGTAGATCCGGATTATCCTCAGGAAAGAATAAACTATCTGCTTGCAGATACCGGGGCTGGTATTGTGGTCAGCAATGCTTGTAACCGGGCTTTGTTGGGTAAAAATGTGCGTATTGTCTCCATAGATGAGGATTGGACAGCAATTAACCAGGAGTCCTCAGCAGCTGTATCAACTGCGCTCCGATCTGATCATTTATGTTATGTGATTTATACTTCGGGTTCTACCGGACAGCCCAAAGGGGTATTGGTGGAACACAGAAGTGTTCACAATATGGTTTTCGGATGGCAGAAAAAACTGGCGCTGACCAATGCTGACCGGGTATTGTTGTTTTCAAATTATACTTTTGATGCTGCTGTAGAACAAATCTTTATGGCCTTATTGAATGGAGCGGGACTGGTTTTAATAACAAAAGAGGTACAGATGGATGCAGATGCAGTTATAGCAGTCATGAATGCAGAAAATGTGACTTATATGCTGGCTACTCCCGGTTTTTTAAGGAATATACCAGCAGATCAGGTTCCATCAGGTTTAAGGCATATTACTGCAGGAGGAGAGCGTTGCGGAATACCTTTGGCGCAAAGCTGGACGGCTTATACTTCGCTTGATTTTTACAATGCTTACGGGCCAACCGAGTGTACCGTATTTGCAACTACTTATCAGTTTGAAAAGGGTTGGAATGAGGCCGGTTATCTGCCGATCGGCAAACCAGTTGAAAATGTACAAATTTATCTGCTGGATGCGGGAGGTAGTTTATTGCCTGCAGGGGTGCCGGGAGAAATTTGTATTGGTGGTGCTTGTGTAGCAAGAGGTTATCTGAACCAGCAGCATTTAACTGCTGCGCGTTTTGTTGCAGATCCTTTTGGAAATACGGCTGGTGGCCGCTTATATAGAACAGGTGATATCGGCAGGTGGCTTCCCGATGGAAATATTGAGTTTATCGGACGGATGGACGACCAGGTTAAGGTACGGGGGTACCGGATTGAATTAGGGGAAATTGAGCATGCTGTTCAGCAGAGTGATTTTGTAAGTCAATCTGTTGTACTGACCCGGGCAGATGAATCTGGTAGTAATCATTTGGTTTGTTATGTGGTTCCGGAAGGCTCTTTTGCCAAAGATAACCTGGTATCCTATCTGGAAACTCAATTACCTGAATATATGGTGCCACGGGTATTTGTGGAAATGGAAACCATGCCATTGACTTCACATGGCAAGCTGGATAAAAAGGCATTGCCCTCAGCTGGAGCTTCGGTTCATCAGCATCAGGGTTATGTGCCGGCCAGAAATGAACTGGAAGCAAAGCTGGTCGCTATCTGGGAGGAATTACTTCATGTTTCTCCTGTAGGAATTCATGATAGTTTCTTTGATCTTGGCGGACATTCTTTATTGGCTATGCGGGTGATGAACCCGATCCGGAAACTCGGATATATAGTGCAAATGCAGGATTTACTGGTCAATACGACAATCAGTACGTTAGCTGGAATGCTGCAGAAACAAATAGAGGAGACAGGTAATGAGCATCTTGTTTTATTGAATTCCGGGCGGTTGGATGAACCTGTTTTTATCATACCAGGTTCAGATGGAATTTGTGATGGTTACGATGAGCTGGCTAAGGGATTAGAAGATAGTGGTGCAGTATATGGTCTGCAAATGATGGGTTTATTCAAAGGTGAAAAACCTCTGGATACCATAGCAGCAATTGCAGCGATGAATATCGAATGGATCAGCTCAGTACAGCCAGAAGGGCCTTATCGTTTGATAGGTCATTCTTTTGGCGGAAAAGTGGTTTATGAAATGGCCTTGCAGTTGGAGCGTAAGGGGGAACAGGTAGATTTAGTGGCTATTCTGGATGCAGCGGCTATTTTAAAACGAAATGTTCAGCCTGATGAAAATCCTGGAAGCTCGCTGCTTAATCTCCTTAGCTATTATCATTTGATTAAGACTCCTTATCCAGCCTGGACAGGCAGGTTTTTAACTGCTGTGAAGGAGGTTCCTGAGCATGAACTCAAGGATTTTGCAGCTGATTTTCTGACGCATCAAACTGCTGTTAAAGAAGAAGATATTGCTTTTATTTTGAGATTGCTCGATTTACAATTTACAAATGTACAGCTGGATTATCCTGTGGATGGAGAAATCAAAGCCCTGACTGTTATTGTCAAAGCTGAGGATGAGGATTGGACAGGTTATACACCAGGTTTGGGCTGGGAAAAGCATACAGCTAATCCTGCTG